The Pseudodesulfovibrio sediminis genome includes the window AGAACAGAAGGCTACCTGGATGGAACAGGTCAGCCGTGGATATAGCCAGGAAATGCTGGCAGCCTACATGGAAGAGCTGAACAAGAACGCCACCAAAGAGATCGCGCGTCCCGACCTGCTCCAGTAAGTCACAGACACACCACAAGGCCCGCTCGGTACTACCGAGCGGGCCTTGTTCATTTCTGCAGTATCAGTGAAATGCCATTGGTTAGAGGCTTCCACTCACTCCATGGAGGTATCACCTCTTCTTCCTGTATTTCTTTATTTCCCTTGCAAACAGGGCAACATCCCTCCAGCGTTCCTTTTCCACTCTATCCGCACTTTTATGTTGTCTCTCCGAGAGGTACGCCAGCTCCCGTTTCATCTTGTGATAGCTTTCAAGGCGATCCTGCGAAAGCTCGCCACCGGCAACAGCCTCCAGGACACGGCAGCCGCACTCCTGCGTATGCGTGCAGTCGGAGAAGCGGCATTCCCGGGCAAGCATTTCAATTTCTGCCAAGGCGGAACCAGATCATTCTGTTGTCTACGCATTACCCATTGGCGGCAACGGCGAACACAATCTCCAATGATCTTATAGACATACTATCTCCTTACAACACATCAACTGAACAACAAAAACGGTATGCAGCACGGACGTACATCCTGTCAACATCCCGCCACTGAAAAGACCGCCCGAAACCGCCGTGATCAGGGCATGGTCATCAAAGCGTAAAACCCTTCCGACTCATGCCCATGCATGGTCTGGAACACGGTCTCCTCGAACACCTTGACGTCGAAATCGAAAAACAGGGCTTCCATGTGGTTGATGTCATGGTGCCGCACCACCCCGCCGTCAGGCAGATCGAAGATGCCATAAATGCCATACCGTTCCTTGCCGGCCTTGTACCGATCCAGATTGTGCTTGTCCCGGTTCAGCAGGAAATCGGTCATGTAGAGCACGCCTCCCGGCTTGAGTACGCGCCGCATCTCGATGAGCGTCTCAGCCTGGGTCTTTGTCTCGATCATGCAGGTGAAGACGCCGAGCATGATCGCGGCATCAAAGGAATTATCGGCATACGGCATGGAGCCGCCGGGGTAGGCCATGAGGTTCAGGTCGGGATGTTCCGCTCGACCACGCTCAATCAGGGTGGAAGAAAAATCGAGACCGGTAAGATTGGTATACCCGGCGTCACGCAACTCGGCCATGCTCCGGCCATAGCCGCACCCGAAATCAAGAATCCGGGCGTCCTTGGAGACATATTTCCCGAAGACATCCAACTCCAAAGGCGTGGTAAAGGTCTTGTCCACGCACTTCTCCGTCCAGTATGTTCGTTGATCGTCGATATCCATATTTCAAGCCATGTATGTTTTGCCCAGGTGGAAGTACCTAAAGGGTCAGTCGCACATTATAGAGATTGCGCCCACGCTGCACACGCATGAGCACGGTTTTCTGCAATCGGTTGCGCAGGAAGGCGTTCAGCAGATCAATGCCGGAATTCAGCCGCCTGTTCCCGATTTGATGAATGACGTCACCAGTCTGCAGGCCGAGTTTGGCTGCCGCCGATCCCGGAACGATGGTCGTCACCTTGGCACCGGAACCCTTCTTCTGGTCAGCCAGCTCGAATCCCCAGCGGGCGCGAACCAGATCAAGAGCCATGCGTTTGTCCAACACCTGAGGCTTCAAGGCATACCGTTTCTGCTTCCCTTCACGCAAGATGTTCAGGGTCAGCGATTCCGACTGGGTCACATTGAAGAGTTTGGTGAGATATTCGTCCTTGTTGGTCACTACCTGACCGTTGATTGCCAGCACGATATCTGCGGCCTTGAGGCCCGCCCTCTCGGCCGGAGTGTCCGGGTAGACCTCGGAGATGAGCATGCCCTTGAGATTTTTCAGGCTGAAGTAGCGGGCGGCCGCCTGATCGATATCCTGACCGAACAGGCCGAGCCAGATGGGAGAGACGTGGCCGGTATCAAGCAGCTCCCGAACAACAAATTTGGCCTTGTTGATGGGAATGGCAAACCCGATGCCTTCGGCCCGGGCGTCAATGGCGGTATTGATACCGATGAGTTCTCCGTTGATGTTCAGCAGCGGCCCGCCGGAGTTGCCGGGGTTGATGGCCGCGTCGGTCTGGATGAAGCTGCCATACGCGCCCTGGTTGGTCTTCATGGGCCGATTCAAGGCCGAGACCACGCCGGTGGTCACTGTATTGGAAAACCCAAAGGGATTGCCGATGGCAATGACGGTCTCGCCGATATAGATATCGCTGGAATCCCCCATGTTCACTTCCGGCAGATTGGACGCCTTGTCCAGCTTCAGCACCGCCAGATCGAAATCCGTATCCGAACCGACCAGCTCCGCACGAAAATCGCGTCCATCCTTGAGGCGCACGGTGATAACCCCGCCGGAAGCGACCACATGGGCGTTGGTCAGGACCAGCGCCTTCCTGCCGTCGATGATAACCCCGGAACCAAGGTTCTGGGACTCCCGGGGCCTGTTGTTGTAAAATTCCTTGAAAAACTGATCAAAGAACGGATCGCCAAACGGAGTACGCCCCCCGCCCTGCACCTTTTTGGTGACCGTGATGTTGACAACCGAGGGGCTGACCATCTCCACGGCCTCTACCACCGGAGTGCGGCGATGATCCGCGTGGGCCAGACCGGCTGTCAGGAGAAAAACGAGTGCACTGAATACGAGAAATCTTTTGATCATTCTATCTGCCTTCCGCCATGGCCCGAAGCCTGGCTATGCGATCTTCGATGGGGGGATGCGTTGCAAACAGGGAAGTCGCCCGCCTTCCGCTGAACGGATTGACGATGAACATGTTTTCCGTGGCAGGGTTGCCCTTGAGCGGAATCTGGTGCGCGGCCGCGTCGAGCTTGGAGAGCGCCCCTGCCAGAAAGAGGGGATTCTGCGACAGGTGCGCGCCCGTGGCGTCGGCCAGGTATTCACGGGACCGAGAGATGGCCATCTGGATCAATCCGGCTGCCAGCGGAGCCAGCAAGGCCATGACCAATGCGGCAAACGGACTGCCGCCTTCATCGTCATCGCCACCCAGACCGCCGAAGATGGCGGTGAACTGGAGTATGTTGGCTATGAACACAATGGCACCGGCCAGCACGGCCGCAATGGACTGGATGAGTATATCCCGATTGGCGATGTGCCCCAACTCGTGGGCGAGCACGCCCTTGAGTTCGTCAGGGGTGAGCATGGAGACGATAC containing:
- a CDS encoding class I SAM-dependent methyltransferase translates to MDIDDQRTYWTEKCVDKTFTTPLELDVFGKYVSKDARILDFGCGYGRSMAELRDAGYTNLTGLDFSSTLIERGRAEHPDLNLMAYPGGSMPYADNSFDAAIMLGVFTCMIETKTQAETLIEMRRVLKPGGVLYMTDFLLNRDKHNLDRYKAGKERYGIYGIFDLPDGGVVRHHDINHMEALFFDFDVKVFEETVFQTMHGHESEGFYALMTMP
- a CDS encoding trypsin-like peptidase domain-containing protein, with the translated sequence MIKRFLVFSALVFLLTAGLAHADHRRTPVVEAVEMVSPSVVNITVTKKVQGGGRTPFGDPFFDQFFKEFYNNRPRESQNLGSGVIIDGRKALVLTNAHVVASGGVITVRLKDGRDFRAELVGSDTDFDLAVLKLDKASNLPEVNMGDSSDIYIGETVIAIGNPFGFSNTVTTGVVSALNRPMKTNQGAYGSFIQTDAAINPGNSGGPLLNINGELIGINTAIDARAEGIGFAIPINKAKFVVRELLDTGHVSPIWLGLFGQDIDQAAARYFSLKNLKGMLISEVYPDTPAERAGLKAADIVLAINGQVVTNKDEYLTKLFNVTQSESLTLNILREGKQKRYALKPQVLDKRMALDLVRARWGFELADQKKGSGAKVTTIVPGSAAAKLGLQTGDVIHQIGNRRLNSGIDLLNAFLRNRLQKTVLMRVQRGRNLYNVRLTL
- a CDS encoding zinc metalloprotease HtpX, giving the protein MTSQIKTVLLLGLLTGLLMLIGGAMGGRAGLFLAFGFAMLMNLGSYWYSDTIVLKMYKASPLSPGDAPHIHRVVEEMAAAANIPKPRIFLIPQDAPNAFATGRNPDNAVVAVTRGIVSMLTPDELKGVLAHELGHIANRDILIQSIAAVLAGAIVFIANILQFTAIFGGLGGDDDEGGSPFAALVMALLAPLAAGLIQMAISRSREYLADATGAHLSQNPLFLAGALSKLDAAAHQIPLKGNPATENMFIVNPFSGRRATSLFATHPPIEDRIARLRAMAEGR